The following are encoded together in the Mycolicibacterium arabiense genome:
- a CDS encoding cystathionine gamma-lyase — protein sequence MDGHYGDSTRSVKASGAPAVAGEPVTPPPVPAAAYHLSVDEAAPIDFYGRASNPTWRRLESALAELEGATSACAFGSGMAAITSTLRVLLRPGMKLVVPADGYYQTRRYATESLAPLGITIVEAVADGMCAAAADADVVLAESPVNPTLDVVDLHRLASVCRGRGSVLVVDNTAATPFGQRPLSLGADLVVASATKGLSGHSDLVLGYVAGSRPDLMAGVERERLLAGAILGPFEAWLALRSLGTAGLRVDRQCQNAMAVALMLRGHPAARGVRYPGLPQDPAHEVATIQMKRYGGLVAVELADAAAVHALVERSDLLVAATSFGGIHTSVDRRARWGDPVSPGFARLSMGIEDTDDLLADIEEALG from the coding sequence GTGGACGGCCACTACGGCGACTCGACCAGGAGCGTGAAGGCCTCGGGTGCGCCCGCGGTCGCAGGCGAACCCGTCACGCCGCCACCCGTTCCCGCGGCCGCCTACCACCTGTCGGTCGACGAAGCCGCACCGATCGACTTCTACGGCCGTGCCTCCAACCCCACCTGGCGACGGCTCGAGTCGGCGCTCGCCGAACTGGAGGGAGCGACCTCGGCGTGCGCCTTCGGGTCGGGCATGGCGGCGATCACCTCGACGCTGCGGGTCCTCCTGCGGCCCGGCATGAAACTCGTCGTCCCGGCCGACGGGTACTACCAGACGCGCCGGTATGCCACCGAAAGCCTTGCCCCACTTGGCATCACGATCGTCGAGGCCGTCGCGGACGGCATGTGCGCCGCAGCCGCGGACGCCGACGTCGTCCTGGCGGAGTCACCGGTCAACCCGACGCTCGACGTGGTCGACCTGCACCGGCTCGCGTCGGTGTGCCGCGGACGCGGGTCGGTCCTGGTGGTCGACAACACCGCAGCAACGCCGTTCGGACAGCGGCCATTGTCGCTCGGCGCCGACCTCGTCGTGGCCAGCGCCACCAAGGGCCTGTCCGGCCACAGCGACCTCGTCCTCGGGTACGTCGCGGGCAGCCGGCCCGACCTGATGGCCGGCGTCGAACGCGAAAGGCTGCTCGCCGGAGCCATCCTCGGGCCGTTCGAGGCGTGGCTCGCCCTGCGCAGTCTCGGCACCGCCGGGCTGCGCGTCGACCGGCAGTGCCAGAACGCGATGGCGGTCGCCTTGATGCTGCGCGGCCATCCCGCGGCCCGCGGCGTCCGCTATCCGGGGCTGCCGCAGGACCCGGCGCACGAAGTGGCGACCATCCAGATGAAGCGGTACGGAGGACTGGTCGCCGTCGAACTCGCCGACGCCGCGGCCGTCCACGCGCTCGTCGAGCGCAGCGACCTGCTGGTGGCTGCCACCAGTTTCGGCGGCATCCACACCTCGGTCGACCGCAGGGCCAGGTGGGGTGACCCCGTCAGCCCAGGATTCGCCCGGCTGTCGATGGGGATCGAGGACACCGACGACTTGCTCGCCGACATAGAGGAGGCGCTCGGTTGA
- a CDS encoding NAD(P)H-dependent glycerol-3-phosphate dehydrogenase: protein MVNAAVMGAGAWGTALAKVLADAGNDVTLWARRSELADEINDTHRNASRLGDAELPKTIRATSDAREALTGACTVLLAVPSQTLRANLEGWAGHIDDEATLVSVAKGIELDTLLRMSQVIEQVTNANPARIAVVTGPNLASEIADEQPAATVVACTDSGRAVALQRAFSTGYLRPYTNADVIGAEIGGACKNVIALACGMAAGVGLGENTAAAIITRGLAEIMRLGIALGAKGATLAGLAGVGDLVATCTSPQSRNRAFGERLGKGGTIQTALAAGGGHVAEGVTSSQSVLALASSYDVEMPLTDAVHRVCHRGLSVESAVALLLGRSTKPE, encoded by the coding sequence GTGGTCAACGCGGCGGTAATGGGTGCTGGTGCCTGGGGCACGGCACTGGCCAAGGTCCTGGCGGACGCGGGCAACGACGTCACGTTGTGGGCGCGGCGCTCCGAACTCGCCGATGAGATCAACGACACCCACCGCAACGCGAGCCGCCTCGGCGACGCCGAGCTGCCGAAGACCATCCGGGCCACCAGCGATGCCCGCGAGGCGCTGACCGGCGCCTGCACCGTTCTGCTTGCCGTGCCGTCGCAGACGTTGCGTGCCAATCTCGAGGGCTGGGCGGGGCACATCGACGACGAGGCGACCCTGGTCAGCGTCGCCAAGGGCATCGAACTCGACACCCTGCTGCGCATGAGCCAGGTGATCGAACAGGTCACCAATGCCAACCCGGCACGCATCGCGGTGGTGACGGGGCCGAACCTGGCGAGCGAGATCGCCGACGAGCAGCCTGCAGCGACGGTCGTGGCGTGCACCGATTCGGGACGCGCGGTCGCACTGCAGCGCGCGTTCTCCACCGGCTACCTGAGGCCGTACACCAACGCCGACGTCATCGGCGCGGAGATCGGCGGCGCCTGCAAGAACGTCATCGCGCTGGCGTGCGGCATGGCGGCCGGCGTCGGGCTGGGCGAGAACACCGCTGCGGCCATCATCACCCGCGGCCTCGCCGAGATCATGCGGCTAGGAATCGCGCTCGGCGCCAAGGGCGCCACGCTTGCCGGGCTCGCCGGGGTCGGCGATCTGGTGGCGACCTGCACGTCACCGCAGTCGCGCAACCGGGCGTTCGGCGAACGCCTCGGCAAGGGCGGAACGATCCAGACGGCACTGGCGGCAGGGGGAGGTCACGTCGCCGAAGGCGTGACGTCGTCGCAGTCGGTGCTGGCGCTGGCCTCGAGCTACGACGTCGAGATGCCGCTGACCGACGCGGTGCACCGGGTGTGTCACCGGGGTCTGTCCGTCGAATCCGCGGTCGCGCTGCTGCTGGGCCGCAGCACGAAGCCGGAGTAG
- the cofC gene encoding 2-phospho-L-lactate guanylyltransferase — protein MSGNPARPSTDVGLIIAVKRLAAAKTRLAPMFPAPSRAALVLSMLADTITAASAVPAITSITVVTPDDLAADAARDVGARVLADPTPAGHPDPLNAALRAAEVYVRETAGNVAVLQGDLPALQPRELAQALSAARANERSFVSDRHGTGTAALFAFGVPLDPRFGLESTRRHEDSGAVALTREWPGLRCDIDTPDDLAAALRLGVGIATKQTVADIEAPDTDR, from the coding sequence ATGAGCGGCAACCCGGCCCGCCCCTCGACCGACGTCGGGCTGATCATCGCGGTCAAGCGGCTTGCCGCGGCGAAGACCAGGCTCGCCCCGATGTTCCCCGCCCCCTCCCGCGCCGCGCTGGTGCTCTCGATGTTGGCCGACACGATCACCGCTGCCTCCGCCGTGCCCGCCATCACGTCGATCACCGTGGTCACCCCCGACGACCTCGCGGCTGATGCGGCCCGTGACGTCGGCGCTCGGGTGCTGGCCGATCCGACACCGGCCGGCCACCCGGATCCGCTCAACGCAGCACTGCGGGCCGCCGAGGTGTACGTACGGGAAACGGCGGGCAACGTCGCGGTGCTCCAAGGTGACCTTCCTGCCCTGCAGCCGCGCGAATTGGCGCAAGCACTTTCGGCCGCGCGAGCCAACGAGCGCAGCTTCGTCAGCGATCGTCACGGCACCGGTACCGCCGCGCTCTTCGCGTTCGGCGTTCCACTCGATCCTCGGTTCGGACTGGAATCGACACGGCGACATGAAGATTCGGGCGCGGTAGCGCTCACCAGGGAGTGGCCGGGGCTGCGGTGTGACATCGACACCCCGGACGACCTCGCCGCCGCGCTGCGACTCGGCGTGGGCATCGCGACCAAGCAGACGGTCGCCGACATCGAGGCTCCCGACACCGACCGGTGA
- a CDS encoding RNA degradosome polyphosphate kinase — MICCVTEAETRTADAEWTSGNTRPNVPPAATPGAADPNQPEPLPDDRYLNRELSWLDFNARVLALAADPSLPLLERAKFLAIFASNLDEFYMVRVAGLKRRDEMGLSVRSADGLSPREQLRRIGERTQQIATRHASVFGELVRPALAERGIVIVTWSELDDYERERLSTYFHEQVFPVLTPLAVDPAHPFPFVSGLSLNLAITVKLPDDGTQHFARIKVPDNVDRFVELRARDDDGGGVRFLPMEELISAFLDVLFPGLEIVEHHAFRITRNADFEVEEDRDEDLLQALERELARRRFGSPVRLEIAGDMTENMLELLLRELDVHPGDVIEVPGLLDLSALWQVYGVDRPELKDPPFVPATPPAFGERETPKSIFSTLRDGDVLVHHPYDSFSTTVQRFIEQAAADPNVLAIKQTLYRTSGDSPIVSALIDAAEAGKQVVALVEIKARFDEQANIKWARALEQAGVHVVYGLIGLKTHCKTCLVVRREGSTIRRYCHIGTGNYNPKTSRLYEDVGLLTASPDIGADLTDLFNSLTGYSRKVSYRNLLVAPYGVRRGIVERIEREIAAHRDGADARIRLKANALVDEQVIDALYRASQAGVRVEVVVRGICALRPGVENFSENIVVRSILGRFLEHSRIIHFRAIDEFWIGSADMMHRNLDRRVEVMAQVKDPRLSSQLDDVFTSAMDPATRCWELGADGRWTALPHEGETVRDHQVSLMERHRHH; from the coding sequence ATGATCTGTTGTGTGACCGAAGCCGAGACTCGAACAGCTGACGCCGAGTGGACGTCGGGAAACACGAGGCCCAACGTGCCACCGGCGGCCACGCCCGGTGCGGCCGACCCGAACCAGCCCGAACCGCTGCCCGACGATCGCTATCTCAATCGCGAACTGAGTTGGCTCGACTTCAATGCCCGGGTGCTCGCGCTGGCCGCGGACCCGTCGCTGCCGCTGCTGGAACGCGCCAAGTTCCTGGCGATCTTCGCCTCGAATCTCGACGAGTTCTACATGGTGCGCGTCGCGGGCCTCAAGCGTCGCGACGAGATGGGGCTGTCGGTTCGTTCGGCGGACGGACTCTCCCCGCGTGAGCAGTTGCGCCGCATCGGCGAGCGCACGCAGCAGATCGCCACCCGGCATGCCAGCGTGTTCGGCGAACTCGTCCGGCCCGCCCTCGCCGAGCGCGGCATCGTCATCGTCACCTGGAGCGAACTCGACGACTACGAGCGCGAGAGGCTGTCGACCTACTTCCACGAGCAGGTGTTCCCGGTCCTCACGCCGCTCGCGGTCGACCCCGCACACCCGTTCCCCTTCGTGAGCGGGCTGAGCCTGAACCTCGCGATCACCGTCAAGCTCCCCGACGACGGGACGCAGCACTTCGCGCGAATCAAGGTGCCCGACAACGTGGACCGCTTCGTGGAGCTGCGGGCGCGCGACGACGACGGTGGCGGCGTCCGGTTCCTCCCCATGGAGGAACTGATCTCGGCGTTCCTCGACGTGTTGTTCCCCGGCCTGGAAATCGTGGAGCACCATGCCTTCCGGATCACCCGCAACGCCGACTTCGAGGTCGAGGAGGACCGCGACGAGGATCTGCTGCAGGCCCTCGAGCGCGAGTTGGCGCGCCGCCGGTTCGGTTCCCCCGTGCGTCTCGAGATCGCAGGCGACATGACCGAGAACATGCTCGAGTTGCTGCTGCGCGAACTCGACGTGCATCCCGGTGACGTCATCGAGGTGCCGGGTCTGCTCGACCTGTCGGCGCTGTGGCAGGTGTACGGCGTCGATCGGCCCGAACTCAAGGACCCGCCGTTCGTGCCCGCCACCCCACCGGCGTTCGGCGAACGCGAGACCCCCAAGAGCATCTTCTCCACGCTGCGCGACGGCGACGTCCTCGTGCACCACCCGTACGACTCGTTCTCGACCACCGTGCAGCGCTTCATCGAGCAGGCGGCCGCCGACCCGAATGTGTTGGCGATCAAGCAGACCCTGTACCGGACGTCGGGCGACTCGCCGATCGTCAGCGCGCTCATCGACGCCGCCGAGGCAGGCAAGCAGGTCGTCGCACTCGTCGAGATCAAGGCCCGCTTCGACGAGCAGGCCAACATCAAGTGGGCGCGCGCGCTGGAGCAGGCGGGCGTGCACGTCGTCTACGGCTTGATCGGGCTCAAGACGCACTGCAAGACGTGTCTGGTCGTGCGGCGCGAGGGATCCACGATCCGGCGCTACTGCCACATCGGAACGGGCAACTACAACCCGAAGACCTCTCGCCTGTATGAAGACGTGGGCCTGCTCACCGCATCACCCGACATCGGCGCCGACCTCACCGATCTGTTCAATTCGCTGACGGGCTACTCGCGCAAGGTGTCCTACCGCAACCTGCTCGTCGCTCCCTATGGCGTGCGCAGGGGGATCGTCGAACGCATCGAGCGCGAGATCGCCGCCCACCGCGATGGTGCGGACGCCCGAATTCGACTCAAGGCCAACGCACTGGTCGACGAACAGGTCATCGACGCGCTCTATCGCGCGTCGCAGGCAGGCGTCCGGGTCGAGGTGGTCGTCCGCGGCATCTGCGCATTGCGGCCCGGCGTGGAGAACTTCTCGGAGAACATCGTCGTGCGTTCGATCCTCGGCCGGTTCCTCGAGCACTCGCGAATCATTCACTTCCGCGCCATCGACGAGTTCTGGATCGGCAGTGCCGACATGATGCATCGTAATCTCGACCGCCGCGTCGAGGTGATGGCACAGGTCAAGGATCCGAGGCTGTCGTCGCAATTGGACGACGTCTTCACCTCCGCCATGGATCCCGCCACCAGGTGTTGGGAACTCGGCGCCGACGGACGCTGGACGGCTCTGCCGCACGAAGGTGAGACGGTGCGCGACCATCAGGTGTCACTGATGGAGCGCCATCGTCACCACTGA
- the mutT1 gene encoding 8-oxo-(d)GTP phosphatase MutT1, with protein MSKKSPTSGKRDGRQTVLAAGAVLWRDDGDGPLEVAVVHRPRYDDWSLPKGKVDPGETEPIAAVREVEEETGFAAELGRRLASISYPVEQGTKKVRYWAARAVGGGFEPNDEVDQLLWLPVGDAMKRLQYPHDRKVLRRFAKHPADTRTVLIVRHGVAGSKSRYKGDDRKRPLDKKGRAQAESLVGQLLAFGATDLYAASRTRCHQTLEPLAQELGAPISDEPTVTEEAYAEDPDAGRHRVLEIAKSGSTPVICTQGKVIPDLIAWWCDRDGVKPDKSRNRKGSTWVLSLADDALVSADHIGSPLATA; from the coding sequence GTGTCGAAGAAGAGTCCGACGTCCGGCAAGCGCGACGGCCGCCAGACGGTGCTCGCCGCAGGGGCCGTGCTGTGGCGTGACGACGGCGATGGACCGCTCGAGGTCGCCGTCGTCCACCGCCCGAGGTACGACGACTGGTCGCTGCCGAAGGGGAAGGTCGACCCGGGCGAGACCGAACCGATCGCGGCCGTGCGCGAAGTCGAGGAGGAGACCGGTTTCGCCGCGGAGCTGGGCAGGCGGTTGGCGTCGATCTCCTATCCCGTCGAGCAGGGCACCAAGAAGGTGCGGTACTGGGCCGCGCGTGCGGTGGGCGGCGGCTTCGAGCCGAATGACGAAGTCGACCAGCTGCTGTGGCTGCCCGTCGGCGACGCGATGAAGCGACTGCAGTACCCGCACGACCGGAAGGTGCTGCGCCGCTTCGCCAAGCATCCGGCCGACACCCGTACCGTGCTGATCGTCCGCCACGGCGTGGCAGGCAGCAAGTCGCGTTACAAGGGTGACGACCGCAAGCGGCCCCTGGACAAGAAGGGCCGCGCGCAGGCGGAATCACTGGTCGGGCAGCTGCTGGCCTTTGGCGCCACCGACCTGTACGCCGCGTCGCGCACGCGCTGCCATCAGACGCTCGAGCCGCTGGCGCAGGAGTTGGGCGCACCGATCTCCGACGAGCCGACGGTGACCGAGGAGGCCTACGCCGAGGATCCGGACGCGGGACGCCATCGCGTCCTCGAGATCGCGAAGAGCGGTTCCACGCCGGTGATCTGCACGCAGGGCAAGGTGATTCCCGACCTGATCGCCTGGTGGTGCGACCGCGACGGGGTGAAGCCCGACAAGTCGCGCAACCGCAAGGGCAGCACGTGGGTGTTGTCGCTGGCCGACGACGCCCTGGTCTCGGCCGATCACATCGGCAGCCCCCTGGCGACCGCCTAG
- a CDS encoding HU family DNA-binding protein gives MNKAELIDVLTDKLGTDRRQATAAVENVVDTIVRAVHKGDSVTITGFGVFEQRRRAARVARNPRTGETVKVKPTSVPAFRPGAQFKAVVSGSQKLPADGPAVKRGATAAPARKTAVKKAAAKKAAAPAKKAPAAKKAAAPAKKAPAAKKAAAPAKKAPAAKKAAAPAKKAPAAKKAAAPAKKAPAAKKAAAPAKKAPAAKKAAPAKKAPAAKKAAPAKKAPAAKKAPAKRGRK, from the coding sequence ATGAACAAGGCAGAGCTCATCGATGTCCTCACGGACAAGTTGGGCACAGACCGTCGGCAGGCAACTGCCGCCGTTGAAAACGTCGTCGACACGATCGTGCGTGCCGTCCACAAGGGCGACAGCGTCACGATTACGGGCTTCGGCGTGTTCGAGCAGCGCCGCCGCGCGGCCCGGGTGGCGCGCAACCCGCGCACCGGCGAGACCGTCAAGGTCAAGCCGACGTCCGTTCCCGCGTTCCGTCCCGGTGCTCAGTTCAAGGCCGTCGTGTCCGGCTCGCAGAAGCTCCCGGCTGACGGCCCCGCCGTCAAGCGTGGTGCGACCGCTGCGCCGGCCCGGAAGACCGCTGTGAAGAAGGCCGCCGCCAAGAAGGCTGCCGCGCCTGCGAAGAAGGCTCCGGCCGCCAAGAAGGCTGCTGCGCCCGCGAAGAAGGCTCCGGCCGCCAAGAAGGCTGCTGCGCCCGCGAAGAAGGCTCCGGCCGCCAAGAAGGCTGCTGCGCCCGCGAAGAAGGCTCCGGCCGCCAAGAAGGCTGCTGCGCCCGCGAAGAAGGCTCCCGCCGCCAAGAAGGCTGCTGCGCCCGCGAAGAAGGCTCCCGCCGCCAAGAAGGCCGCACCGGCCAAGAAGGCTCCCGCCGCCAAGAAGGCCGCACCGGCCAAGAAGGCTCCGGCCGCCAAGAAGGCTCCCGCCAAGCGGGGCCGCAAGTAA
- the leuD gene encoding 3-isopropylmalate dehydratase small subunit, translated as MDSFDTHTGIGVPLRRTNVDTDQIIPAVYLKRVTRTGFEDGLFAAWRNDPAFILNLSPFDRGSVLVAGPDFGTGSSREHAVWALMNYGFRVVISSRFADIFRGNAGKSGLLAAEVAQDDVELLWKLIEQNPGLELTVDLRDRTVTAGTVVVPFTIDDYTAWRLFEGLDDIGLTLRKQAEIEAYEQARPSWKPRTITA; from the coding sequence ATGGATTCGTTCGACACCCACACCGGTATCGGGGTCCCGCTGCGCCGGACCAACGTCGACACCGACCAGATCATCCCCGCGGTGTACCTCAAGCGGGTCACCCGAACGGGTTTCGAGGACGGGCTGTTCGCGGCATGGCGTAACGACCCCGCGTTCATCCTCAACCTGTCGCCCTTCGACCGGGGTTCGGTCTTGGTGGCGGGGCCCGACTTCGGCACCGGCTCGTCCCGCGAACACGCCGTCTGGGCGCTGATGAACTACGGCTTCCGAGTCGTGATCTCGTCGCGATTCGCCGACATCTTCCGCGGCAACGCGGGCAAGTCGGGCCTACTGGCGGCCGAAGTCGCTCAAGACGATGTGGAATTGCTGTGGAAGCTCATCGAGCAGAATCCGGGGCTGGAACTCACTGTGGACCTACGGGATAGGACCGTGACCGCAGGAACGGTGGTGGTGCCGTTCACGATTGACGACTACACCGCATGGCGACTGTTCGAAGGGCTCGACGATATAGGCCTTACGCTGCGGAAACAGGCTGAAATCGAGGCCTACGAGCAGGCCAGGCCGAGCTGGAAGCCCCGCACGATCACCGCCTGA
- the leuC gene encoding 3-isopropylmalate dehydratase large subunit — protein sequence MNVMTPRTMAEKVWADHVVATGGGEGAAREPDLIYIDLHLVHEVTSPQAFDGLRLAGRPVRRPDLTIATEDHNVPTIDIDKPIADPVSRTQVDTLRRNCEEFGIRLHPMGDVEQGIVHIIGPQLGLTQPGMTVVCGDSHTSTHGAFGALAMGIGTSEVEHVLATQTLPLRPFKTMAVNVDGELPPGVSAKDVILAVIAKIGTGGGQGHVIEYRGSAIESLSMEGRMTICNMSIEAGARAGMVAPDETTFEFLRGRPHAPTGADWDAAVQAWKQLRTDEGAEFDTEVYIDAASLSPFVTWGTNPGQGVPLGDAVPDPELMFDEGERQNAEKALAYMDLRAGMPMREVAVDTVFVGSCTNGRIEDLRVVAEVLQGRKVADGVRMLVVPGSMRVRAQAESEGLGEVFTAAGAEWRQAGCSMCLGMNPDQLAPGQRCASTSNRNFEGRQGKGGRTHLVSPAVAAATAVRGTLSSPADLAPVSSR from the coding sequence ATGAACGTCATGACTCCACGCACCATGGCCGAGAAGGTGTGGGCCGACCACGTCGTCGCCACCGGCGGAGGCGAAGGCGCCGCCCGCGAGCCCGATCTCATCTACATCGACCTGCACCTCGTCCACGAGGTCACCAGCCCACAGGCTTTCGACGGCCTCCGGCTGGCCGGGCGTCCGGTCCGCAGGCCCGATCTCACGATCGCGACCGAAGACCACAACGTGCCCACGATCGACATCGACAAGCCGATCGCGGACCCGGTGTCGCGCACCCAGGTCGACACGTTGCGGCGCAACTGCGAGGAATTCGGCATCCGCCTGCACCCGATGGGCGACGTCGAACAGGGCATCGTCCACATCATCGGCCCGCAGCTCGGCCTGACGCAGCCCGGAATGACGGTCGTGTGCGGCGACAGCCACACCTCCACCCACGGTGCGTTCGGCGCGCTCGCGATGGGCATCGGCACCTCCGAGGTCGAGCACGTGCTTGCCACGCAGACACTTCCGCTTCGCCCGTTCAAGACCATGGCCGTCAACGTCGACGGAGAGCTGCCCCCCGGCGTCAGCGCCAAGGACGTCATCCTCGCCGTCATCGCCAAGATCGGCACGGGCGGCGGGCAGGGACACGTCATCGAATACCGCGGCAGTGCCATCGAATCGCTGTCGATGGAGGGTCGCATGACGATCTGCAACATGAGCATCGAGGCAGGCGCCCGTGCAGGCATGGTGGCTCCGGACGAGACGACGTTCGAGTTCCTGCGGGGCCGTCCGCACGCACCCACCGGCGCCGACTGGGACGCGGCGGTGCAGGCGTGGAAGCAGTTGCGCACCGACGAGGGCGCCGAATTCGACACCGAGGTCTACATCGACGCGGCCTCGCTGAGCCCGTTCGTCACCTGGGGTACCAACCCCGGGCAGGGGGTCCCGCTCGGGGATGCCGTGCCGGATCCGGAACTGATGTTCGACGAGGGCGAAAGGCAGAACGCCGAGAAGGCTTTGGCGTACATGGACCTTCGTGCGGGTATGCCGATGCGCGAAGTCGCCGTCGACACCGTGTTCGTCGGCTCCTGCACCAACGGCCGCATCGAGGATCTGCGCGTGGTCGCCGAGGTCCTGCAGGGCCGCAAGGTCGCCGACGGGGTCAGGATGCTTGTCGTCCCCGGTTCGATGCGCGTTCGCGCCCAGGCCGAATCAGAGGGTCTCGGCGAGGTGTTCACCGCCGCGGGCGCCGAGTGGCGCCAGGCCGGCTGCTCGATGTGCCTCGGCATGAACCCGGATCAGCTGGCGCCGGGCCAACGTTGCGCGTCGACGTCGAACCGCAATTTCGAAGGACGACAGGGCAAGGGCGGTCGCACCCACCTCGTCTCCCCGGCCGTCGCTGCGGCGACGGCCGTGCGCGGCACCCTGTCCTCACCGGCCGACCTGGCCCCCGTCTCGAGCCGCTAG
- a CDS encoding IclR family transcriptional regulator — translation MRQDSGIGVLDKAVGVLHSVAESPCGLAELCERTGLPRATAHRLAAGLEVHRLLARDAEGRWLLGPAVTELAGHVNDPLLAAGTVVLPRLREITGESIQLYRREGTSRVCVAALEPLAGLRDTVPVGTRLPMTAGSGAKVLLAYSDAATQQAVLPQAKFTDRTLAEVRRRGWAQSAAEREPGVASVSAPVRDGRGAVVAAVSVSGPIDRMGRRPGARWAADLLAASEALTRRL, via the coding sequence GTGAGACAGGATAGCGGCATCGGCGTCCTCGACAAAGCCGTGGGGGTGTTGCACTCGGTGGCCGAGTCCCCGTGCGGCCTCGCCGAACTCTGCGAGCGCACCGGCCTCCCGCGCGCCACCGCCCATCGACTGGCCGCGGGCCTCGAGGTGCACCGACTACTGGCCCGCGACGCCGAGGGCCGATGGCTGCTGGGACCCGCGGTGACCGAGTTGGCCGGTCACGTCAACGATCCGCTGCTGGCGGCCGGAACCGTCGTGCTCCCCCGCCTGCGCGAGATCACCGGCGAGAGCATCCAGCTCTACCGCCGCGAGGGCACCTCACGCGTCTGCGTGGCGGCGCTCGAACCGCTTGCCGGGCTTCGCGACACCGTTCCCGTCGGAACCCGTCTGCCCATGACTGCGGGCTCGGGAGCCAAGGTGCTCCTGGCCTACAGCGACGCGGCGACGCAGCAGGCCGTGCTGCCTCAGGCCAAGTTCACCGACCGGACGCTGGCCGAGGTGCGTAGGCGCGGGTGGGCGCAGAGCGCCGCGGAGCGGGAGCCGGGTGTGGCAAGTGTCTCAGCGCCGGTGCGCGACGGCCGGGGTGCCGTCGTCGCGGCCGTGTCGGTCTCGGGCCCCATCGACCGCATGGGCCGTAGGCCGGGCGCGCGCTGGGCAGCGGACCTGCTCGCAGCCTCCGAGGCGCTCACGCGCCGGCTGTAG